The Pseudomonadota bacterium region GCAGGCCAATGATACGATTGCACATAAAAATCCAGAAAATCAATTACTGCGCCGAGCCGGATCCGGTCAACAAGGTTGCCCACCGCCCCTCCGGCTACAAGCCCTGTCCCGTAAACAAACCATGCGCCCCGGTGACGATAATGGAGAAAGGCAAAATACAGCACCACCAGGGCAATTAATGCAACGGCAATAAAGAACAATTGCCGCCACAAGGCATGCTCTCCGGCAAGAAACCCGAAGGCCGCACCGGTGTTCAGCACAAAGGTCAGGTTGAAAAAACCGGCAATCACCGGTTTTGTTTCAAGATACGAAAAAGAGTTTATTATCCACCATTTACTCAATTGATCGCCGACAACTACCGCCAGCATACAGAGCAGAGGCGTTTTAATGGTGTATTTTTTCACAGTGTCCTTACCACTGATATACAGCTGCCGCATAATTGCACATGCTCGGCATCCTGGCCTACGGTCTCGGAACGCACCCAGCACC contains the following coding sequences:
- the lspA gene encoding signal peptidase II, which encodes MLAVVVGDQLSKWWIINSFSYLETKPVIAGFFNLTFVLNTGAAFGFLAGEHALWRQLFFIAVALIALVVLYFAFLHYRHRGAWFVYGTGLVAGGAVGNLVDRIRLGAVIDFLDFYVQSYHWPAFNVADSAITTGVSLFLLGSFLTPAEEEAGDNRKEDTDDR